Proteins encoded within one genomic window of Meriones unguiculatus strain TT.TT164.6M chromosome 20, Bangor_MerUng_6.1, whole genome shotgun sequence:
- the Bclaf1 gene encoding bcl-2-associated transcription factor 1 isoform X1 has translation MGRSNSRSHSSRSKSRSQSSSRSRSRSHSRKKRYSSRSRSRTYSRSRSRDRIYSRDYRRDYRNNRGMRRPYGYRGRGRGYYQGGGGRYHRGGYRPVWNRRHSRSPRRGRSRSRSPKRRSVSSQRSRSRSRRSYRSSRSPRSSSSRSSSPYSKSPVSKRRGSQEKQTKKAEGEPQEESPLKSKSQEEPKDTFEHDPSESVDEFNKSATSGDIWPGLSAYDNSPRSPHSPSPIATPPSQSSSCSDAPMLSTVHSAKNTPSQHSHSIQHSPERSGSGSVGNGSSRYSPSQNSPIHHVPSRRSPAKTITPQNAPREESRGRSSFYPEGGDQETAKTGKFLKRFTDEESRVFLLDRGNRDKEATKEKGPEKGRAEGDWDDQEVLDYFSDKESAKQKFHDSEGDDTEETEDYRQFRKSVLADQGKSFAASSHRSTEEEGPKYKSKVSLKGNRESDGFREEKNYKLKETAYIVERPSTAKDKHKEEDKGSERITVKKEAQPSPEQVKSEKLKELFDYSPPLHKSLDTREKSVFREESPLRIKMIASDSHRPEVKLKMAPVPLDDSNRPASLTKDRLLASTLVHSVKKEQEFRSIFDHIKLPQASKSTSESFIQHIVSLVHHVKEQYFKSPAVTLNERFTSYQKASEEHGARQKSPEIHRRIDISPSALRKHTRLAGEERVFKEEIQKGDKKLRCDSADLRHDIDRRRKERSKERGDSKGSRESSGSRKQEKTPKDYKEYKSYKDDSKHKGREQDHSRSSSSSASPSSPSSREEKESKKEREEEFKTHHEMKDYSGFAGVSRPRGTFFRIRGRGRARGVFAGTNTGPNNSNTTFQKRPKEEEWDPEYTPKSKKYFLHDDRDDGVDYWAKRGRGRGTFQRGRGRFNFKKSGSSPKWTHDKYQGDGIVEDEDETMENNEEKKDRRKEEKE, from the exons ATGGGCCGCTCCAATTCTAGATCACATTCTTCAAGATCCAAGTCTAGATCACAATCTAGTTCTAGATCAAGATCAAGATCACATTCTAGAAAGAAGAGATACAG ttcTAGGTCTCGTTCCAGAACATATTCAAGGTCTCGTAGTAGAGATCGTATTTATTCTAGAGATTATCGTCGAGATTACAGGAATAATAGAGGAATGAGACGACCTTATGGGTACAGAGGACGGGGTAGAGGGTATTAtcaaggaggaggaggtagataTCATCGAGGTGGCTATAGACCTGTCTGGAATAGAAGGCATTCTAGGAGTCCTAGACGAGGTCGGTCACGTTCCAGGAGTCCGAAAAGAAGGTCCGTGTCTTCGCAAAGATCCCGAAGCAGATCTCGCCGCTCATACAGATCCTCTAGGTCTCCAAGATCATCATCATCTCGTTCTTCATCCCCATATAGCAAATCTCCTGTCTCTAAAAGACGAGGGTCtcaggaaaaacaaaccaaaaaagctgAAGGGGAACCCCAGGAAGAGAGTCCTTTGAAAAGCAAATCACAGGAGGAGCCAAAGGATACCTTTGAGCACGATCCATCTGAGTCTGTTGATGAGTTTAATAAGTCTGCCACATCTGGTGATATTTGGCCTGGCCTTTCAGCTTATGATAATAGCCCCAGGTCACCTCATAGTCCCTCACCTATTGCTACACCACCTAGTCAGAGCTCGTCTTGCTCAGATGCCCCCATGCTTAGTACAGTCCACTCTGCCAAAAACACCCCTTCTCAGCATTCACATTCCATTCAGCATAGTCCCGAAAGGTCTGGATCTGGCTCTGTGGGAAATGGGTCTAGTCGATATAGTCCTTCCCAGAACAGTCCGATTCATCATGTCCCATCACGAAGAAGCCCTGCAAAGACAATCACACCACAGAATGCTCCGAGAGAGGAATCTAGGGGGCGGTCCTCTTTTTATCCTGAAGGCGGAGATCAGGAAACAGCAAAGACAGGAAAGTTTTTGAAAAG GTTCACAGATGAAGAGTCTAGAGTGTTCCTGCTTGATAGGGGGAACAGGGATAAAGAGGCTACAAAGGAGAAAGGGCCAGAGAAAGGCAGGGCAGAGGGCGATTGGGATGATCAGGAAGTTCTAGATTACTTCAGCGATAAAGAGTCTGCAAAACAAAAGTTTCATGACTCAGAAGGGGATGacacagaggagacagaggaTTATAGACAGTTTAGGAAATCAGTGCTGGCAGATCAAGGGAAGAGCTTTGCTGCTTCATCTCACCGGAGTACTGAGGAGGAAGGACCCAAGTACAAGTCCAAAGTTTCACTCAAAGGCAATAGAGAAAGTGATGgatttagagaagaaaaaaactatAAACTGAAAGAGACTGCATATATAGTGGAAAGGCCTAGCACTGCAAAAGACAAGcacaaggaagaagacaaaggctCTGAAAGAATAACCGTGAAGAAAGAGGCGCAGCCATCACCTGAGCAGGTAAAGTCTGAAAAGCTCAAAGAGCTCTTTGATTACAGTCCCCCTCTGCACAAGAGTCTGGACACACGAGAAAAGTCCGtcttcagagaggagagcccGCTGAGGATCAAAATGATAGCCAGCGATTCTCATCGTCCTGAAGTCAAACTCAAAATGGCTCCTGTTCCTCTCGATGATTCTAACAG ACCTGCCTCCTTGACTAAAGACAGGCTGCTTGCTAGTACACTTGTCCATTCTGTGAAGAAGGAGCAAGAATTCCGATCCATCTTTGACCACATTAAGTTGCCTCAGGCCAGCAAAAGCACTTCAGAGTCATTTATACAGCACATTGTATCCTTGGTTCATCATGTTAAAG AGCAATACTTCAAGTCACCTGCAGTGACCCTAAACGAGCGGTTCACCTCGTACCAGAAGGCCTCTGAGGAACATGGTGCGCGCCAGAAGAGCCCTGAGATACACAG GAGGATTGACATCTCTCCAAGCGCTCTGAGGAAGCATACCCGTttagcaggggaggagagagtttttaaagaagaaattcaaaag GGGGATAAAAAATTAAGGTGTGATTCAGCTGATCTTCGGCATGACATTGATCGTCGCCgtaaagaaagaagtaaagaacGGGGGGATTCCAAGGGCTCCAGGGAATCTAGTGGatcaagaaagcaagaaaaaactCCAAAAGATTACAAGGAATACAAATCTTACAAAGATGACAG cAAACATAAAGGTAGAGAACAAGATCATTCTCGATCATCATCCTCTTCAGCATCACCTTCCTCACCCAGTTCTcgagaagaaaaagagagtaagaaagaaagagaagaagagttTAAAACTCACCACGAGATGAAAGACTACTCAGGATTTGCAGGAGTGAGCAGACCACGTGGGACCTTT TTTCGAAttagaggcagaggaagagccagaggaGTTTTTGCTGGGACAAATACTGGTCCAAACAACTCAAATACTACTTTTCAAAAGAGACCGAAGGAAGAGGAATGGGATCCAGAATATACCCCAAAGAGCAAGAAGTACTTCTTG CATGATGACAGAGATGATGGTGTGGATTATTGGGCCAAAAGAGGAAGAGGTCGTGGTACTTTTCAACGCGGCAGAGGGCGCTTTAATTTCAAAAAATCAGGTAGCAGTCCAAAATGGACTCATGACAAATACCAAGGGGATGGGATTGTTGAAGATGAAGACGAGACCAtggaaaataatgaagaaaagaagGACAGACGCAAAGAAGAAAAG gAATAG
- the Bclaf1 gene encoding bcl-2-associated transcription factor 1 isoform X2: MGRSNSRSHSSRSKSRSQSSSRSRSRSHSRKKRYRSRSRTYSRSRSRDRIYSRDYRRDYRNNRGMRRPYGYRGRGRGYYQGGGGRYHRGGYRPVWNRRHSRSPRRGRSRSRSPKRRSVSSQRSRSRSRRSYRSSRSPRSSSSRSSSPYSKSPVSKRRGSQEKQTKKAEGEPQEESPLKSKSQEEPKDTFEHDPSESVDEFNKSATSGDIWPGLSAYDNSPRSPHSPSPIATPPSQSSSCSDAPMLSTVHSAKNTPSQHSHSIQHSPERSGSGSVGNGSSRYSPSQNSPIHHVPSRRSPAKTITPQNAPREESRGRSSFYPEGGDQETAKTGKFLKRFTDEESRVFLLDRGNRDKEATKEKGPEKGRAEGDWDDQEVLDYFSDKESAKQKFHDSEGDDTEETEDYRQFRKSVLADQGKSFAASSHRSTEEEGPKYKSKVSLKGNRESDGFREEKNYKLKETAYIVERPSTAKDKHKEEDKGSERITVKKEAQPSPEQVKSEKLKELFDYSPPLHKSLDTREKSVFREESPLRIKMIASDSHRPEVKLKMAPVPLDDSNRPASLTKDRLLASTLVHSVKKEQEFRSIFDHIKLPQASKSTSESFIQHIVSLVHHVKEQYFKSPAVTLNERFTSYQKASEEHGARQKSPEIHRRIDISPSALRKHTRLAGEERVFKEEIQKGDKKLRCDSADLRHDIDRRRKERSKERGDSKGSRESSGSRKQEKTPKDYKEYKSYKDDSKHKGREQDHSRSSSSSASPSSPSSREEKESKKEREEEFKTHHEMKDYSGFAGVSRPRGTFFRIRGRGRARGVFAGTNTGPNNSNTTFQKRPKEEEWDPEYTPKSKKYFLHDDRDDGVDYWAKRGRGRGTFQRGRGRFNFKKSGSSPKWTHDKYQGDGIVEDEDETMENNEEKKDRRKEEKE; this comes from the exons ATGGGCCGCTCCAATTCTAGATCACATTCTTCAAGATCCAAGTCTAGATCACAATCTAGTTCTAGATCAAGATCAAGATCACATTCTAGAAAGAAGAGATACAG GTCTCGTTCCAGAACATATTCAAGGTCTCGTAGTAGAGATCGTATTTATTCTAGAGATTATCGTCGAGATTACAGGAATAATAGAGGAATGAGACGACCTTATGGGTACAGAGGACGGGGTAGAGGGTATTAtcaaggaggaggaggtagataTCATCGAGGTGGCTATAGACCTGTCTGGAATAGAAGGCATTCTAGGAGTCCTAGACGAGGTCGGTCACGTTCCAGGAGTCCGAAAAGAAGGTCCGTGTCTTCGCAAAGATCCCGAAGCAGATCTCGCCGCTCATACAGATCCTCTAGGTCTCCAAGATCATCATCATCTCGTTCTTCATCCCCATATAGCAAATCTCCTGTCTCTAAAAGACGAGGGTCtcaggaaaaacaaaccaaaaaagctgAAGGGGAACCCCAGGAAGAGAGTCCTTTGAAAAGCAAATCACAGGAGGAGCCAAAGGATACCTTTGAGCACGATCCATCTGAGTCTGTTGATGAGTTTAATAAGTCTGCCACATCTGGTGATATTTGGCCTGGCCTTTCAGCTTATGATAATAGCCCCAGGTCACCTCATAGTCCCTCACCTATTGCTACACCACCTAGTCAGAGCTCGTCTTGCTCAGATGCCCCCATGCTTAGTACAGTCCACTCTGCCAAAAACACCCCTTCTCAGCATTCACATTCCATTCAGCATAGTCCCGAAAGGTCTGGATCTGGCTCTGTGGGAAATGGGTCTAGTCGATATAGTCCTTCCCAGAACAGTCCGATTCATCATGTCCCATCACGAAGAAGCCCTGCAAAGACAATCACACCACAGAATGCTCCGAGAGAGGAATCTAGGGGGCGGTCCTCTTTTTATCCTGAAGGCGGAGATCAGGAAACAGCAAAGACAGGAAAGTTTTTGAAAAG GTTCACAGATGAAGAGTCTAGAGTGTTCCTGCTTGATAGGGGGAACAGGGATAAAGAGGCTACAAAGGAGAAAGGGCCAGAGAAAGGCAGGGCAGAGGGCGATTGGGATGATCAGGAAGTTCTAGATTACTTCAGCGATAAAGAGTCTGCAAAACAAAAGTTTCATGACTCAGAAGGGGATGacacagaggagacagaggaTTATAGACAGTTTAGGAAATCAGTGCTGGCAGATCAAGGGAAGAGCTTTGCTGCTTCATCTCACCGGAGTACTGAGGAGGAAGGACCCAAGTACAAGTCCAAAGTTTCACTCAAAGGCAATAGAGAAAGTGATGgatttagagaagaaaaaaactatAAACTGAAAGAGACTGCATATATAGTGGAAAGGCCTAGCACTGCAAAAGACAAGcacaaggaagaagacaaaggctCTGAAAGAATAACCGTGAAGAAAGAGGCGCAGCCATCACCTGAGCAGGTAAAGTCTGAAAAGCTCAAAGAGCTCTTTGATTACAGTCCCCCTCTGCACAAGAGTCTGGACACACGAGAAAAGTCCGtcttcagagaggagagcccGCTGAGGATCAAAATGATAGCCAGCGATTCTCATCGTCCTGAAGTCAAACTCAAAATGGCTCCTGTTCCTCTCGATGATTCTAACAG ACCTGCCTCCTTGACTAAAGACAGGCTGCTTGCTAGTACACTTGTCCATTCTGTGAAGAAGGAGCAAGAATTCCGATCCATCTTTGACCACATTAAGTTGCCTCAGGCCAGCAAAAGCACTTCAGAGTCATTTATACAGCACATTGTATCCTTGGTTCATCATGTTAAAG AGCAATACTTCAAGTCACCTGCAGTGACCCTAAACGAGCGGTTCACCTCGTACCAGAAGGCCTCTGAGGAACATGGTGCGCGCCAGAAGAGCCCTGAGATACACAG GAGGATTGACATCTCTCCAAGCGCTCTGAGGAAGCATACCCGTttagcaggggaggagagagtttttaaagaagaaattcaaaag GGGGATAAAAAATTAAGGTGTGATTCAGCTGATCTTCGGCATGACATTGATCGTCGCCgtaaagaaagaagtaaagaacGGGGGGATTCCAAGGGCTCCAGGGAATCTAGTGGatcaagaaagcaagaaaaaactCCAAAAGATTACAAGGAATACAAATCTTACAAAGATGACAG cAAACATAAAGGTAGAGAACAAGATCATTCTCGATCATCATCCTCTTCAGCATCACCTTCCTCACCCAGTTCTcgagaagaaaaagagagtaagaaagaaagagaagaagagttTAAAACTCACCACGAGATGAAAGACTACTCAGGATTTGCAGGAGTGAGCAGACCACGTGGGACCTTT TTTCGAAttagaggcagaggaagagccagaggaGTTTTTGCTGGGACAAATACTGGTCCAAACAACTCAAATACTACTTTTCAAAAGAGACCGAAGGAAGAGGAATGGGATCCAGAATATACCCCAAAGAGCAAGAAGTACTTCTTG CATGATGACAGAGATGATGGTGTGGATTATTGGGCCAAAAGAGGAAGAGGTCGTGGTACTTTTCAACGCGGCAGAGGGCGCTTTAATTTCAAAAAATCAGGTAGCAGTCCAAAATGGACTCATGACAAATACCAAGGGGATGGGATTGTTGAAGATGAAGACGAGACCAtggaaaataatgaagaaaagaagGACAGACGCAAAGAAGAAAAG gAATAG
- the Bclaf1 gene encoding bcl-2-associated transcription factor 1 isoform X3, with translation MGRSNSRSHSSRSKSRSQSSSRSRSRSHSRKKRYSSRSRSRTYSRSRSRDRIYSRDYRRDYRNNRGMRRPYGYRGRGRGYYQGGGGRYHRGGYRPVWNRRHSRSPRRGRSRSRSPKRRSVSSQRSRSRSRRSYRSSRSPRSSSSRSSSPYSKSPVSKRRGSQEKQTKKAEGEPQEESPLKSKSQEEPKDTFEHDPSESVDEFNKSATSGDIWPGLSAYDNSPRSPHSPSPIATPPSQSSSCSDAPMLSTVHSAKNTPSQHSHSIQHSPERSGSGSVGNGSSRYSPSQNSPIHHVPSRRSPAKTITPQNAPREESRGRSSFYPEGGDQETAKTGKFLKRFTDEESRVFLLDRGNRDKEATKEKGPEKGRAEGDWDDQEVLDYFSDKESAKQKFHDSEGDDTEETEDYRQFRKSVLADQGKSFAASSHRSTEEEGPKYKSKVSLKGNRESDGFREEKNYKLKETAYIVERPSTAKDKHKEEDKGSERITVKKEAQPSPEQVKSEKLKELFDYSPPLHKSLDTREKSVFREESPLRIKMIASDSHRPEVKLKMAPVPLDDSNRPASLTKDRLLASTLVHSVKKEQEFRSIFDHIKLPQASKSTSESFIQHIVSLVHHVKEQYFKSPAVTLNERFTSYQKASEEHGARQKSPEIHRRIDISPSALRKHTRLAGEERVFKEEIQKGDKKLRCDSADLRHDIDRRRKERSKERGDSKGSRESSGSRKQEKTPKDYKEYKSYKDDSKHKGREQDHSRSSSSSASPSSPSSREEKESKKEREEEFKTHHEMKDYSGFAGVSRPRGTFHDDRDDGVDYWAKRGRGRGTFQRGRGRFNFKKSGSSPKWTHDKYQGDGIVEDEDETMENNEEKKDRRKEEKE, from the exons ATGGGCCGCTCCAATTCTAGATCACATTCTTCAAGATCCAAGTCTAGATCACAATCTAGTTCTAGATCAAGATCAAGATCACATTCTAGAAAGAAGAGATACAG ttcTAGGTCTCGTTCCAGAACATATTCAAGGTCTCGTAGTAGAGATCGTATTTATTCTAGAGATTATCGTCGAGATTACAGGAATAATAGAGGAATGAGACGACCTTATGGGTACAGAGGACGGGGTAGAGGGTATTAtcaaggaggaggaggtagataTCATCGAGGTGGCTATAGACCTGTCTGGAATAGAAGGCATTCTAGGAGTCCTAGACGAGGTCGGTCACGTTCCAGGAGTCCGAAAAGAAGGTCCGTGTCTTCGCAAAGATCCCGAAGCAGATCTCGCCGCTCATACAGATCCTCTAGGTCTCCAAGATCATCATCATCTCGTTCTTCATCCCCATATAGCAAATCTCCTGTCTCTAAAAGACGAGGGTCtcaggaaaaacaaaccaaaaaagctgAAGGGGAACCCCAGGAAGAGAGTCCTTTGAAAAGCAAATCACAGGAGGAGCCAAAGGATACCTTTGAGCACGATCCATCTGAGTCTGTTGATGAGTTTAATAAGTCTGCCACATCTGGTGATATTTGGCCTGGCCTTTCAGCTTATGATAATAGCCCCAGGTCACCTCATAGTCCCTCACCTATTGCTACACCACCTAGTCAGAGCTCGTCTTGCTCAGATGCCCCCATGCTTAGTACAGTCCACTCTGCCAAAAACACCCCTTCTCAGCATTCACATTCCATTCAGCATAGTCCCGAAAGGTCTGGATCTGGCTCTGTGGGAAATGGGTCTAGTCGATATAGTCCTTCCCAGAACAGTCCGATTCATCATGTCCCATCACGAAGAAGCCCTGCAAAGACAATCACACCACAGAATGCTCCGAGAGAGGAATCTAGGGGGCGGTCCTCTTTTTATCCTGAAGGCGGAGATCAGGAAACAGCAAAGACAGGAAAGTTTTTGAAAAG GTTCACAGATGAAGAGTCTAGAGTGTTCCTGCTTGATAGGGGGAACAGGGATAAAGAGGCTACAAAGGAGAAAGGGCCAGAGAAAGGCAGGGCAGAGGGCGATTGGGATGATCAGGAAGTTCTAGATTACTTCAGCGATAAAGAGTCTGCAAAACAAAAGTTTCATGACTCAGAAGGGGATGacacagaggagacagaggaTTATAGACAGTTTAGGAAATCAGTGCTGGCAGATCAAGGGAAGAGCTTTGCTGCTTCATCTCACCGGAGTACTGAGGAGGAAGGACCCAAGTACAAGTCCAAAGTTTCACTCAAAGGCAATAGAGAAAGTGATGgatttagagaagaaaaaaactatAAACTGAAAGAGACTGCATATATAGTGGAAAGGCCTAGCACTGCAAAAGACAAGcacaaggaagaagacaaaggctCTGAAAGAATAACCGTGAAGAAAGAGGCGCAGCCATCACCTGAGCAGGTAAAGTCTGAAAAGCTCAAAGAGCTCTTTGATTACAGTCCCCCTCTGCACAAGAGTCTGGACACACGAGAAAAGTCCGtcttcagagaggagagcccGCTGAGGATCAAAATGATAGCCAGCGATTCTCATCGTCCTGAAGTCAAACTCAAAATGGCTCCTGTTCCTCTCGATGATTCTAACAG ACCTGCCTCCTTGACTAAAGACAGGCTGCTTGCTAGTACACTTGTCCATTCTGTGAAGAAGGAGCAAGAATTCCGATCCATCTTTGACCACATTAAGTTGCCTCAGGCCAGCAAAAGCACTTCAGAGTCATTTATACAGCACATTGTATCCTTGGTTCATCATGTTAAAG AGCAATACTTCAAGTCACCTGCAGTGACCCTAAACGAGCGGTTCACCTCGTACCAGAAGGCCTCTGAGGAACATGGTGCGCGCCAGAAGAGCCCTGAGATACACAG GAGGATTGACATCTCTCCAAGCGCTCTGAGGAAGCATACCCGTttagcaggggaggagagagtttttaaagaagaaattcaaaag GGGGATAAAAAATTAAGGTGTGATTCAGCTGATCTTCGGCATGACATTGATCGTCGCCgtaaagaaagaagtaaagaacGGGGGGATTCCAAGGGCTCCAGGGAATCTAGTGGatcaagaaagcaagaaaaaactCCAAAAGATTACAAGGAATACAAATCTTACAAAGATGACAG cAAACATAAAGGTAGAGAACAAGATCATTCTCGATCATCATCCTCTTCAGCATCACCTTCCTCACCCAGTTCTcgagaagaaaaagagagtaagaaagaaagagaagaagagttTAAAACTCACCACGAGATGAAAGACTACTCAGGATTTGCAGGAGTGAGCAGACCACGTGGGACCTTT CATGATGACAGAGATGATGGTGTGGATTATTGGGCCAAAAGAGGAAGAGGTCGTGGTACTTTTCAACGCGGCAGAGGGCGCTTTAATTTCAAAAAATCAGGTAGCAGTCCAAAATGGACTCATGACAAATACCAAGGGGATGGGATTGTTGAAGATGAAGACGAGACCAtggaaaataatgaagaaaagaagGACAGACGCAAAGAAGAAAAG gAATAG
- the Bclaf1 gene encoding bcl-2-associated transcription factor 1 isoform X4 gives MGRSNSRSHSSRSKSRSQSSSRSRSRSHSRKKRYRSRSRTYSRSRSRDRIYSRDYRRDYRNNRGMRRPYGYRGRGRGYYQGGGGRYHRGGYRPVWNRRHSRSPRRGRSRSRSPKRRSVSSQRSRSRSRRSYRSSRSPRSSSSRSSSPYSKSPVSKRRGSQEKQTKKAEGEPQEESPLKSKSQEEPKDTFEHDPSESVDEFNKSATSGDIWPGLSAYDNSPRSPHSPSPIATPPSQSSSCSDAPMLSTVHSAKNTPSQHSHSIQHSPERSGSGSVGNGSSRYSPSQNSPIHHVPSRRSPAKTITPQNAPREESRGRSSFYPEGGDQETAKTGKFLKRFTDEESRVFLLDRGNRDKEATKEKGPEKGRAEGDWDDQEVLDYFSDKESAKQKFHDSEGDDTEETEDYRQFRKSVLADQGKSFAASSHRSTEEEGPKYKSKVSLKGNRESDGFREEKNYKLKETAYIVERPSTAKDKHKEEDKGSERITVKKEAQPSPEQVKSEKLKELFDYSPPLHKSLDTREKSVFREESPLRIKMIASDSHRPEVKLKMAPVPLDDSNRPASLTKDRLLASTLVHSVKKEQEFRSIFDHIKLPQASKSTSESFIQHIVSLVHHVKEQYFKSPAVTLNERFTSYQKASEEHGARQKSPEIHRRIDISPSALRKHTRLAGEERVFKEEIQKGDKKLRCDSADLRHDIDRRRKERSKERGDSKGSRESSGSRKQEKTPKDYKEYKSYKDDSKHKGREQDHSRSSSSSASPSSPSSREEKESKKEREEEFKTHHEMKDYSGFAGVSRPRGTFHDDRDDGVDYWAKRGRGRGTFQRGRGRFNFKKSGSSPKWTHDKYQGDGIVEDEDETMENNEEKKDRRKEEKE, from the exons ATGGGCCGCTCCAATTCTAGATCACATTCTTCAAGATCCAAGTCTAGATCACAATCTAGTTCTAGATCAAGATCAAGATCACATTCTAGAAAGAAGAGATACAG GTCTCGTTCCAGAACATATTCAAGGTCTCGTAGTAGAGATCGTATTTATTCTAGAGATTATCGTCGAGATTACAGGAATAATAGAGGAATGAGACGACCTTATGGGTACAGAGGACGGGGTAGAGGGTATTAtcaaggaggaggaggtagataTCATCGAGGTGGCTATAGACCTGTCTGGAATAGAAGGCATTCTAGGAGTCCTAGACGAGGTCGGTCACGTTCCAGGAGTCCGAAAAGAAGGTCCGTGTCTTCGCAAAGATCCCGAAGCAGATCTCGCCGCTCATACAGATCCTCTAGGTCTCCAAGATCATCATCATCTCGTTCTTCATCCCCATATAGCAAATCTCCTGTCTCTAAAAGACGAGGGTCtcaggaaaaacaaaccaaaaaagctgAAGGGGAACCCCAGGAAGAGAGTCCTTTGAAAAGCAAATCACAGGAGGAGCCAAAGGATACCTTTGAGCACGATCCATCTGAGTCTGTTGATGAGTTTAATAAGTCTGCCACATCTGGTGATATTTGGCCTGGCCTTTCAGCTTATGATAATAGCCCCAGGTCACCTCATAGTCCCTCACCTATTGCTACACCACCTAGTCAGAGCTCGTCTTGCTCAGATGCCCCCATGCTTAGTACAGTCCACTCTGCCAAAAACACCCCTTCTCAGCATTCACATTCCATTCAGCATAGTCCCGAAAGGTCTGGATCTGGCTCTGTGGGAAATGGGTCTAGTCGATATAGTCCTTCCCAGAACAGTCCGATTCATCATGTCCCATCACGAAGAAGCCCTGCAAAGACAATCACACCACAGAATGCTCCGAGAGAGGAATCTAGGGGGCGGTCCTCTTTTTATCCTGAAGGCGGAGATCAGGAAACAGCAAAGACAGGAAAGTTTTTGAAAAG GTTCACAGATGAAGAGTCTAGAGTGTTCCTGCTTGATAGGGGGAACAGGGATAAAGAGGCTACAAAGGAGAAAGGGCCAGAGAAAGGCAGGGCAGAGGGCGATTGGGATGATCAGGAAGTTCTAGATTACTTCAGCGATAAAGAGTCTGCAAAACAAAAGTTTCATGACTCAGAAGGGGATGacacagaggagacagaggaTTATAGACAGTTTAGGAAATCAGTGCTGGCAGATCAAGGGAAGAGCTTTGCTGCTTCATCTCACCGGAGTACTGAGGAGGAAGGACCCAAGTACAAGTCCAAAGTTTCACTCAAAGGCAATAGAGAAAGTGATGgatttagagaagaaaaaaactatAAACTGAAAGAGACTGCATATATAGTGGAAAGGCCTAGCACTGCAAAAGACAAGcacaaggaagaagacaaaggctCTGAAAGAATAACCGTGAAGAAAGAGGCGCAGCCATCACCTGAGCAGGTAAAGTCTGAAAAGCTCAAAGAGCTCTTTGATTACAGTCCCCCTCTGCACAAGAGTCTGGACACACGAGAAAAGTCCGtcttcagagaggagagcccGCTGAGGATCAAAATGATAGCCAGCGATTCTCATCGTCCTGAAGTCAAACTCAAAATGGCTCCTGTTCCTCTCGATGATTCTAACAG ACCTGCCTCCTTGACTAAAGACAGGCTGCTTGCTAGTACACTTGTCCATTCTGTGAAGAAGGAGCAAGAATTCCGATCCATCTTTGACCACATTAAGTTGCCTCAGGCCAGCAAAAGCACTTCAGAGTCATTTATACAGCACATTGTATCCTTGGTTCATCATGTTAAAG AGCAATACTTCAAGTCACCTGCAGTGACCCTAAACGAGCGGTTCACCTCGTACCAGAAGGCCTCTGAGGAACATGGTGCGCGCCAGAAGAGCCCTGAGATACACAG GAGGATTGACATCTCTCCAAGCGCTCTGAGGAAGCATACCCGTttagcaggggaggagagagtttttaaagaagaaattcaaaag GGGGATAAAAAATTAAGGTGTGATTCAGCTGATCTTCGGCATGACATTGATCGTCGCCgtaaagaaagaagtaaagaacGGGGGGATTCCAAGGGCTCCAGGGAATCTAGTGGatcaagaaagcaagaaaaaactCCAAAAGATTACAAGGAATACAAATCTTACAAAGATGACAG cAAACATAAAGGTAGAGAACAAGATCATTCTCGATCATCATCCTCTTCAGCATCACCTTCCTCACCCAGTTCTcgagaagaaaaagagagtaagaaagaaagagaagaagagttTAAAACTCACCACGAGATGAAAGACTACTCAGGATTTGCAGGAGTGAGCAGACCACGTGGGACCTTT CATGATGACAGAGATGATGGTGTGGATTATTGGGCCAAAAGAGGAAGAGGTCGTGGTACTTTTCAACGCGGCAGAGGGCGCTTTAATTTCAAAAAATCAGGTAGCAGTCCAAAATGGACTCATGACAAATACCAAGGGGATGGGATTGTTGAAGATGAAGACGAGACCAtggaaaataatgaagaaaagaagGACAGACGCAAAGAAGAAAAG gAATAG